One window of the Shimwellia blattae DSM 4481 = NBRC 105725 genome contains the following:
- a CDS encoding patatin-like phospholipase family protein, protein MGQRIPVTLGNITPLGITPFRPGKIALVCEGGGQRGIFTAGVLDEFMRARFNPFDSYYGTSAGAQNLSAFVCHQPGYAHTVITHYTTRREFFNPVRFVRGGNLIDLDWLVDSTARQMPLAMESAARLFDSGKRFYMCACRSDTYAAGYFSPGPENWLDLIRASSAIPGFYRNGVEMDGVTWQDGGISDAVPVQEAVRQGAQTLVVIRTVPSQMYYTPQWFKRMERWLSASSVQPLINLVQHHADCYSSMQRFIENPPGKVRIFEIYPPKPLVSMALGSGQPALRADYKTGRLCGRYFLATVGSLLAGQPPLLRHHPRVMPVRGLSVPLPGAEIPAANEAGDTITRGADDARDGTFSEGDLA, encoded by the coding sequence GTGGGGCAGCGGATACCAGTTACCCTCGGCAATATTACGCCGCTGGGCATCACACCATTCAGACCGGGGAAAATCGCGCTCGTTTGCGAAGGCGGCGGGCAGCGAGGGATTTTTACGGCCGGGGTACTCGATGAATTTATGCGTGCCCGTTTTAACCCCTTTGACAGCTACTACGGCACCTCTGCCGGGGCGCAAAACCTGTCGGCGTTTGTCTGCCATCAGCCCGGTTATGCCCATACGGTGATAACCCACTACACCACCCGGCGGGAATTTTTTAACCCGGTGCGCTTTGTGCGCGGCGGCAACCTTATCGATCTTGACTGGCTGGTGGACAGCACCGCCCGCCAGATGCCCCTTGCCATGGAGAGCGCCGCCCGGCTGTTTGACAGCGGCAAACGCTTTTATATGTGCGCCTGTCGCAGCGATACCTATGCGGCGGGCTATTTCTCCCCCGGGCCGGAAAACTGGCTGGATCTGATTCGTGCCTCCAGCGCGATCCCCGGTTTTTACCGTAATGGTGTGGAGATGGATGGCGTGACCTGGCAGGACGGGGGAATAAGCGATGCTGTGCCGGTTCAGGAGGCGGTGCGCCAGGGTGCGCAAACCCTGGTGGTTATTCGCACGGTGCCCTCCCAGATGTATTACACCCCCCAGTGGTTTAAGCGTATGGAGCGCTGGCTGAGCGCCAGTAGCGTGCAGCCGCTGATTAACCTGGTGCAGCACCACGCTGACTGCTATTCATCAATGCAGCGGTTTATTGAAAACCCGCCGGGTAAAGTGCGTATCTTCGAGATTTATCCCCCTAAACCGCTGGTCAGCATGGCCCTGGGAAGCGGCCAGCCTGCCCTGCGGGCAGACTACAAAACCGGCCGCCTGTGTGGCCGCTATTTCCTGGCAACGGTGGGCTCGTTACTGGCCGGGCAGCCGCCACTGCTGCGCCATCATCCACGGGTGATGCCGGTCAGGGGCCTATCTGTTCCCCTGCCCGGGGCTGAGATCCCTGCCGCCAATGAGGCCGGTGATACTATCACCCGGGGGGCGGATGACGCCCGCGATGGCACCTTTTCTGAAGGGGACCTGGCGTGA
- a CDS encoding TatD family hydrolase, which yields MSLRFIDTHCHFDFPPFTGHEAESLALAAAAGVERIIVPSVSAAQFPQVLELACRFGAISPALGLHPLWVTGHLDAHLVQLEQQLAKPDSPVIALGETGLDLYMNDPHFARQEALLDGQLLLAKQYDLPLILHSRRTHDKLAMHLRRHNPGRGGVVHGFAGSYEQAKRFVDLGFHIGVGGTITYPRAAKTRDVIARLPADALLLETDAPDMPLNGWQGQPNRPERIAEVFQVLCTLRPGEPGQLAAQILNNSERLFRFPVTSI from the coding sequence GTGAGCCTGCGCTTTATTGATACCCACTGCCACTTTGATTTCCCGCCTTTTACCGGCCATGAAGCCGAAAGCCTGGCGCTGGCTGCCGCTGCCGGGGTGGAGCGCATTATTGTTCCGTCGGTCAGTGCGGCGCAGTTTCCGCAGGTGCTTGAGCTGGCGTGCCGGTTTGGCGCTATCTCCCCGGCGCTGGGCCTGCATCCGCTCTGGGTTACCGGGCATCTTGATGCGCATCTGGTGCAGCTTGAGCAGCAGCTGGCAAAGCCGGATTCACCGGTCATCGCCCTGGGGGAGACGGGGCTCGATCTCTATATGAATGATCCCCACTTCGCCCGCCAGGAGGCCCTGCTCGACGGGCAGCTCCTGCTGGCAAAACAGTACGATTTACCGCTGATCCTCCATTCGCGCCGCACTCACGATAAGCTGGCCATGCACCTGCGCCGCCACAATCCGGGGCGTGGCGGGGTGGTCCACGGCTTTGCCGGCAGTTATGAACAGGCGAAACGGTTTGTCGATCTGGGGTTCCATATCGGAGTGGGGGGCACCATTACCTACCCCCGGGCGGCCAAAACCCGGGATGTGATAGCCCGCCTGCCGGCAGATGCCCTGTTGCTGGAGACCGACGCGCCCGATATGCCGCTCAACGGCTGGCAGGGTCAGCCCAACCGCCCGGAGCGTATTGCGGAGGTTTTTCAGGTGTTGTGCACGCTACGCCCCGGGGAGCCCGGGCAACTGGCAGCGCAGATCCTGAATAATAGTGAGCGGCTTTTCAGGTTTCCGGTAACATCAATATAA
- a CDS encoding fimbrial protein, producing MKMNYKVAAVALASLFSVSALAVQKDITVVADIDTTIELLQADGSALPQTLRLTYLPGVGLRSENIRTKIFTNDPDQKVQVRLLSEPQLLGVTNPAAAAIPLSVSFNGAPLSTTVTNIEPTALYPTGVTDNGSVQMDLTIGQKTLGAVTRSGSYQGVVSLVLNTAAATPTP from the coding sequence ATGAAAATGAATTACAAAGTAGCAGCAGTGGCTCTGGCATCTCTATTCTCTGTTTCTGCTTTAGCAGTACAAAAGGACATTACTGTAGTCGCTGATATTGATACGACGATTGAACTGCTGCAGGCTGATGGCTCCGCACTGCCGCAGACATTGCGTCTGACCTATCTTCCGGGTGTGGGCCTGAGAAGCGAGAATATCAGAACCAAAATCTTCACCAACGATCCTGACCAGAAAGTACAGGTCCGTCTGCTGTCTGAGCCGCAATTGCTGGGTGTTACCAACCCTGCTGCAGCGGCCATTCCGTTGTCTGTCTCTTTTAACGGCGCACCGCTGAGCACTACGGTGACCAATATTGAGCCTACGGCGCTGTATCCGACCGGGGTAACGGATAACGGTTCTGTGCAGATGGATCTCACCATTGGCCAGAAAACGCTGGGAGCTGTGACCCGGTCCGGCAGCTACCAGGGGGTAGTAAGCCTGGTTCTGAATACCGCAGCGGCAACTCCTACGCCATAA
- a CDS encoding DUF1328 domain-containing protein — MFRWGIIFLVIALIAAALGFSGLAGTAAWVAKGVFIVGVILFLISLFTGRRRG, encoded by the coding sequence ATGTTTCGCTGGGGTATTATCTTTCTTGTGATTGCGCTGATTGCCGCAGCCCTGGGGTTTAGCGGGCTGGCAGGCACCGCTGCATGGGTTGCAAAGGGCGTATTTATTGTCGGGGTTATTCTGTTTCTTATCAGCCTGTTTACCGGGCGCAGGCGTGGCTAG
- a CDS encoding DUF1435 domain-containing protein: protein MLQQQLRSGWGIILPAVLTAAGAIWGLSAAQWRVILVLGMLSTTVMLFNRHLRHYLLLPSGLTFAGGLMMALTLLSGNSGV from the coding sequence ATGCTGCAACAACAACTGAGAAGTGGCTGGGGGATCATTCTGCCGGCCGTACTGACGGCGGCGGGGGCCATATGGGGGCTGAGTGCTGCCCAGTGGCGGGTGATTCTGGTGCTGGGGATGCTGAGCACCACGGTAATGCTGTTCAACCGGCATTTACGCCATTATCTGCTGTTGCCTTCCGGGCTGACATTTGCCGGTGGGCTGATGATGGCGCTGACGCTGCTGAGCGGAAATAGCGGAGTCTGA
- the yjjG gene encoding pyrimidine 5'-nucleotidase encodes MKWDWILFDADETLFTFDAFSGLQRMFNDYSVTFTRDDFLAYQAVNKPLWVDYQNGAITASQLQVRRFASWAERLNVAPGDLNQAFLNAMAEICTPLPGAVSLLNALRGKVRMGIITNGFTALQQTRLARTGLREMFDLLVISEQVGVAKPDRKIFDYALQQMGNPPRERVLMVGDTAESDILGGINAGLATCWLNAHQRPQPEGITPDWQVASLAQLEQLLCKQ; translated from the coding sequence ATGAAGTGGGACTGGATCCTTTTTGACGCGGATGAAACCCTGTTTACGTTCGATGCGTTCAGCGGCCTGCAGCGCATGTTTAACGACTACAGCGTAACCTTTACCCGGGATGATTTTCTGGCCTACCAGGCCGTGAATAAACCCCTGTGGGTGGATTATCAGAACGGCGCGATTACCGCCTCCCAGCTACAGGTGCGCCGCTTTGCCAGCTGGGCAGAGCGCCTGAACGTGGCGCCGGGGGATCTTAATCAGGCATTTTTAAATGCCATGGCGGAGATTTGTACGCCGCTACCCGGCGCGGTTTCCCTGCTCAATGCCCTGCGCGGCAAGGTGCGCATGGGGATAATCACCAACGGCTTTACTGCGCTTCAGCAAACCCGCCTGGCCCGCACCGGGCTGCGTGAGATGTTTGATCTGCTGGTGATCTCTGAGCAGGTCGGGGTGGCGAAGCCGGATCGTAAAATCTTTGATTATGCCCTGCAGCAGATGGGCAATCCGCCCCGGGAACGGGTGCTGATGGTGGGGGATACCGCAGAATCGGACATTCTCGGCGGTATTAATGCGGGGCTGGCCACCTGCTGGCTCAATGCCCATCAACGCCCGCAGCCGGAGGGCATAACGCCTGACTGGCAGGTGGCTTCTCTGGCACAACTGGAGCAATTACTGTGTAAACAGTAA
- a CDS encoding TcfC E-set like domain-containing protein, whose protein sequence is MVSPLFATENPPALSVPVGFESLIDGQEEQLEVRLAGRVLGLYSLEVKPETVRFNHPDRLFSALNGEQLEPEQQIQLKETLNAPLARNGQKACNGLDSAGCGYIATDKVAAILDESQGAILLFLNPAWLKSHQADNRYNTLTSEAVNAFVHRQSINVSSDSYSKNMSVSGAGALGLGENRYLGGDWALTMAETSKRHSSTFWFDNLYARQDLGHRYYLQGGRMDQRNLSSPLGGSFGFSLLPLERFNGVRVGTTSAYVNHSVSQDATPLVIQTNRNARVDIYRGSQLLGSQYFAPGINNINTSTFPPGSYPLELRVFENGVLQRTEQQPFTKSSGGFANGLQWFLQAGQRDTENGTHVQNKTVAAAGVQYVPLRDVQLTGGSALANKNLYHEMRIDAQRAMSLGVLSGAATGYIGNDGSRGNIQQLTFTDGFMLSMYRYNTSGSVCNKAGTHSVNNTGCYTSLNATLSVPFAGWTTTLGYTETRNKGRSYWINDPVDPLNPVQRYNAPGRTSQAWQLGTNKSVNWRGMNINGRLGVYRNDYGNQKDNGMFLGVSLSRASQPPSSSGHDSFSSVAVDYRSAKQDSQATYNLNHTMMWQQGLYRELGLNFSGDKNNNYTGGISGRVNGRYGDLNGTVSDSFTKGTGSHTSVTAGYASALAVSRHGIFMGGGGGGEPAAAVAVRVAPMEEGGKQDAAEIQGSSYRSLNLGFGDSALVVAEAYQYGQLDVRDVTNSGKRNSLANVAHGGGMRPYFLAPGHLLLREVGSSVTWIYLGRALGPDGRPLANAQVLNQPLPALGHDGRFTLQANRKVEALWLMADGQLMRCPLNVQRTRDVLKIVGDVRCTTAGVEGLPQSLKMTPRVMKLLALAKR, encoded by the coding sequence ATGGTTTCACCGTTATTTGCCACAGAAAATCCTCCGGCACTGAGTGTGCCTGTGGGGTTTGAGTCGCTTATTGACGGGCAGGAGGAACAGTTAGAAGTGCGCCTGGCTGGTCGGGTTCTGGGGTTGTACTCTCTGGAGGTGAAACCTGAAACGGTCCGCTTTAATCACCCTGACCGGTTATTTAGTGCACTGAATGGCGAACAGCTGGAGCCAGAGCAGCAGATACAGCTTAAAGAAACGCTGAATGCCCCCCTGGCCCGTAACGGGCAAAAAGCCTGTAATGGTCTGGATAGCGCGGGTTGCGGCTATATTGCCACCGACAAGGTGGCAGCCATCCTGGATGAATCCCAGGGGGCGATTTTGTTATTTCTGAACCCCGCATGGCTGAAAAGCCACCAGGCAGATAACCGCTATAACACGCTGACCAGTGAGGCGGTTAACGCCTTTGTTCACCGCCAGTCAATCAATGTCAGCAGCGACAGCTATAGCAAAAATATGTCGGTCAGTGGCGCTGGCGCACTGGGTCTGGGGGAAAATCGTTATCTGGGCGGTGACTGGGCGTTAACCATGGCGGAAACCAGTAAGCGACATAGCAGCACATTCTGGTTTGATAACCTTTACGCCAGGCAGGATCTTGGGCATCGCTATTATCTGCAGGGGGGGCGTATGGATCAGCGTAATTTGTCCAGCCCGCTGGGTGGTAGTTTTGGCTTTTCTCTGTTGCCACTGGAGCGTTTTAACGGTGTACGTGTCGGCACAACCTCTGCTTACGTTAACCATTCGGTAAGCCAGGATGCCACCCCGCTGGTTATCCAGACTAACCGCAATGCGCGTGTCGATATTTACCGCGGCAGCCAGTTGCTTGGTAGCCAGTATTTTGCGCCTGGTATCAACAATATCAATACCAGCACTTTCCCTCCTGGCAGCTACCCCCTTGAGCTACGGGTATTTGAAAATGGTGTGCTGCAGCGCACGGAACAGCAACCGTTTACCAAAAGCAGCGGCGGTTTCGCCAATGGGCTACAGTGGTTTTTACAGGCGGGCCAGCGGGACACAGAAAACGGCACCCATGTACAGAATAAAACCGTGGCCGCTGCCGGGGTACAGTATGTGCCCCTACGAGACGTTCAGCTTACCGGTGGTAGCGCGCTGGCGAATAAAAACCTGTACCACGAAATGAGAATTGATGCGCAGCGCGCCATGAGTCTGGGGGTGCTGAGTGGTGCCGCCACGGGGTATATCGGTAACGATGGCTCGCGGGGGAATATTCAGCAGCTCACCTTTACCGATGGTTTTATGCTGAGTATGTATCGCTATAACACCAGTGGCTCGGTATGTAATAAAGCCGGGACACATTCTGTCAATAATACCGGGTGCTATACCTCGTTGAATGCCACCCTGTCGGTTCCTTTCGCTGGCTGGACAACCACTCTGGGTTATACCGAAACCCGCAATAAGGGCCGCAGCTACTGGATTAATGATCCGGTTGATCCGCTAAACCCGGTTCAGCGTTATAACGCGCCGGGCAGAACATCACAGGCATGGCAACTGGGTACAAATAAGTCGGTGAACTGGAGAGGCATGAACATTAATGGCCGTCTGGGTGTATACCGTAATGATTATGGTAACCAGAAAGACAACGGCATGTTCCTGGGGGTGTCCCTTTCCCGGGCGTCACAACCTCCTTCATCTTCCGGTCATGACAGTTTCAGTAGCGTGGCGGTGGATTATCGCAGCGCTAAGCAGGACTCCCAGGCGACATATAACCTTAACCACACCATGATGTGGCAGCAGGGACTATACCGTGAGCTGGGACTGAATTTCTCCGGTGATAAAAATAACAACTATACCGGAGGGATTAGCGGGCGGGTGAACGGGCGCTATGGTGATCTGAATGGTACTGTCAGCGACAGCTTTACCAAAGGGACCGGAAGTCATACCAGCGTAACGGCAGGTTATGCTTCTGCACTGGCCGTTTCCCGCCACGGTATCTTTATGGGTGGTGGCGGTGGTGGTGAACCGGCGGCGGCGGTAGCGGTACGGGTCGCCCCTATGGAGGAAGGTGGTAAGCAGGACGCCGCAGAAATCCAGGGGAGCAGTTATCGCTCTCTTAACCTGGGGTTCGGCGACTCAGCCCTGGTCGTGGCGGAGGCTTATCAGTACGGTCAACTGGACGTTCGCGATGTGACCAACAGTGGGAAGCGCAATAGTCTGGCGAACGTTGCCCACGGCGGCGGGATGCGACCCTACTTCCTGGCCCCCGGGCATTTGCTATTGCGGGAAGTGGGTAGTTCGGTTACCTGGATTTACCTGGGGCGTGCGCTGGGGCCGGACGGACGACCGCTGGCGAATGCCCAGGTGCTTAACCAGCCGTTACCGGCACTGGGCCACGACGGGCGCTTTACCCTGCAGGCAAACCGTAAGGTTGAGGCGCTGTGGCTGATGGCCGACGGCCAGCTGATGCGCTGCCCGCTGAATGTGCAGCGTACCCGCGATGTTCTGAAGATTGTTGGCGACGTGCGCTGTACTACCGCCGGGGTTGAAGGGCTGCCACAGTCTTTGAAAATGACCCCCCGGGTAATGAAGCTGCTGGCACTGGCAAAGCGCTAA
- the rimI gene encoding ribosomal protein S18-alanine N-acetyltransferase, producing the protein MNPISTLSTDSLAAALVIERRSHAFPWSEKTLLSNQGERYLNLRIDHDGAMAGFAITQIVLDEATLFNIAIDPACQRRGLGRALLTHLIATLEQRDILTLWLEVRASNAGAIALYESLGFNEVTVRRNYYPTAEGREDAIVMALPLG; encoded by the coding sequence ATGAACCCGATTTCTACCCTCAGCACGGACTCTCTGGCCGCAGCGCTGGTGATTGAGCGGCGTAGCCATGCCTTTCCCTGGAGCGAAAAAACACTGCTCAGTAACCAGGGCGAGCGCTACCTGAATTTACGTATCGACCACGACGGCGCCATGGCCGGGTTTGCCATTACCCAGATTGTGCTTGATGAGGCTACGCTATTTAATATTGCCATTGACCCCGCCTGCCAGCGGCGCGGGCTGGGGCGTGCGTTGCTGACCCACCTGATAGCAACACTGGAGCAGCGCGACATTCTGACCCTGTGGCTGGAGGTGCGCGCCTCAAATGCCGGGGCCATTGCCCTGTATGAAAGCCTGGGATTTAACGAAGTAACAGTACGACGTAACTATTACCCCACCGCAGAAGGACGGGAAGATGCCATTGTGATGGCGCTTCCTCTGGGGTAA
- the prfC gene encoding peptide chain release factor 3 encodes MTLSPYLQEVAKRRTFAIISHPDAGKTTITEKVLLFGQAIQTAGTVKGRGSSQHAKSDWMEMEKQRGISITTSVMQFPYHDCLVNLLDTPGHEDFSEDTYRTLTAVDCCLMVIDAAKGVEDRTRKLMEVTRLRDTPILTFMNKLDRDIRDPMELLDEVENELKIGCAPITWPIGCGKLFKGVYHLYKDETYLYQTGKGHTIQEVRIIKGLDNPDLDKAVGEDLAQQLRDELELVKGASNEFDEELFLAGEITPVFFGTALGNFGVDHMLDGLVAWAPAPMPRKTDTREVTASEEKFTGFVFKIQANMDPKHRDRVAFMRVVSGMYEKGMKLRQVRTGKDVVISDALTFMAGDRSHVEEAYPGDIIGLHNHGTIQIGDTFTQGEMMKFTGIPNFAPELFRRIRLKDPLKQKQLLKGLVQLSEEGAVQVFRPLSNNDLIVGAVGVLQFDVVVARLKSEYNVEAIYESVNVSTARWVECADVKKFEEFKRKNEQHLALDGGDNLSYIAPTMVNLNLTQERYPDVSFRKTREH; translated from the coding sequence ATGACTTTGTCTCCTTATTTGCAGGAGGTGGCGAAACGCCGCACTTTTGCGATTATTTCTCACCCCGATGCCGGTAAAACGACCATCACTGAGAAAGTCCTGTTATTCGGACAGGCCATCCAGACTGCGGGCACCGTAAAGGGCCGTGGCTCCAGCCAGCACGCAAAATCTGACTGGATGGAAATGGAAAAACAGCGCGGGATCTCCATTACCACCTCCGTGATGCAGTTTCCGTATCACGACTGCCTGGTGAACCTGCTGGACACCCCGGGGCACGAGGACTTCTCTGAAGATACTTACCGTACGCTGACTGCGGTCGACTGCTGCCTGATGGTTATCGATGCGGCGAAAGGGGTCGAAGACCGGACCCGCAAGCTGATGGAAGTAACCCGCCTGCGCGATACGCCGATCCTCACCTTTATGAACAAGCTGGACCGGGATATCCGCGATCCGATGGAGCTGCTCGATGAGGTGGAAAACGAGCTGAAAATCGGCTGTGCGCCCATCACCTGGCCTATCGGCTGCGGGAAGCTGTTCAAAGGGGTTTATCATCTCTATAAAGATGAAACCTACCTTTACCAGACCGGTAAAGGCCACACCATCCAGGAAGTGCGCATTATCAAAGGGCTGGATAACCCGGATCTGGATAAGGCCGTGGGTGAGGATCTGGCTCAGCAGCTGCGTGATGAGCTGGAGCTGGTAAAAGGCGCCTCTAACGAATTTGATGAAGAGCTGTTCCTGGCCGGTGAGATAACCCCGGTATTCTTCGGTACTGCGCTGGGTAACTTCGGCGTTGACCATATGCTCGATGGCCTGGTGGCCTGGGCACCGGCGCCGATGCCGCGTAAAACTGACACCCGCGAAGTGACAGCCAGTGAAGAAAAATTCACCGGCTTTGTGTTTAAGATTCAGGCCAATATGGATCCGAAACACCGTGACCGGGTGGCCTTTATGCGCGTGGTGTCCGGTATGTATGAAAAGGGCATGAAACTGCGCCAGGTCCGCACCGGCAAAGATGTGGTGATCTCCGATGCGCTGACCTTTATGGCCGGTGACCGCTCCCACGTGGAAGAGGCCTACCCGGGGGATATTATCGGGTTGCATAACCACGGCACGATTCAGATAGGCGATACCTTCACCCAGGGTGAAATGATGAAGTTCACCGGTATTCCGAACTTCGCGCCGGAGCTGTTCCGCCGTATCCGCCTGAAAGATCCTCTCAAGCAGAAGCAGCTGCTCAAAGGGCTGGTGCAGCTCTCTGAAGAGGGGGCCGTGCAGGTGTTCCGTCCGCTCTCCAACAACGATCTGATTGTCGGGGCGGTGGGGGTACTGCAGTTTGATGTGGTGGTCGCCCGCCTGAAAAGCGAATATAACGTTGAGGCGATTTACGAATCGGTGAACGTCTCTACCGCCCGCTGGGTTGAGTGTGCCGACGTGAAAAAATTCGAAGAATTTAAACGTAAAAATGAGCAGCACCTGGCACTGGACGGTGGCGATAACCTGAGTTATATCGCCCCGACCATGGTCAACCTGAACCTCACCCAGGAGCGCTACCCGGACGTGAGCTTCCGCAAAACCCGCGAGCACTAA
- a CDS encoding DNA polymerase III subunit psi has product MTSRRDWQLQQLGITQWTLRRPAALQGEIAVALSGQTRLVIVASEPPALDDPLVRDVLLSLALSADQVQCLTPEQLAILPQGSRCNSWRMAIDQPLALAGAQLDTPALDELQQSGAARRALWQQICEHEPDFYPQHGLSGRSAGD; this is encoded by the coding sequence ATGACTTCCCGACGCGACTGGCAACTACAGCAACTGGGGATAACCCAGTGGACGCTGCGCCGCCCTGCGGCGTTGCAGGGGGAAATTGCGGTGGCCTTATCCGGGCAAACCCGGCTGGTGATTGTGGCCAGTGAACCCCCGGCGCTGGACGATCCCCTGGTACGGGATGTCCTCTTAAGCCTGGCGCTGAGCGCCGATCAGGTACAGTGTCTGACCCCGGAACAACTGGCCATATTGCCGCAAGGCAGCCGTTGCAATAGCTGGCGGATGGCTATCGATCAGCCCCTGGCCCTGGCGGGAGCACAGCTGGATACCCCGGCGCTGGATGAACTTCAACAAAGTGGCGCGGCGCGCAGAGCGCTGTGGCAGCAGATTTGTGAACATGAACCCGATTTCTACCCTCAGCACGGACTCTCTGGCCGCAGCGCTGGTGATTGA
- a CDS encoding fimbria/pilus periplasmic chaperone, with protein MSSVIDNSEQEATTLQILSKSEQTQYVRTIVKRISRPATAFESEQDPQGDPGIIVSPEKFILPAGVTRTVRVISLNSPEKEEAWRVYFEAVPSLDEPDPDQKQDKTNVRVNLIWGVLVRLMPGAAQPQLARSSDGKELINKGNLRYGVLRVAQCTGSSDDSCRWQNVDKSVYPGEALALPSGITSGAVKIEYRLGKSAPETTTLVAGASSSGK; from the coding sequence ATGAGTAGCGTAATCGATAACAGTGAGCAGGAAGCCACAACGCTACAGATATTATCAAAATCCGAACAGACCCAGTATGTTCGCACCATTGTAAAACGGATATCCCGCCCGGCTACGGCGTTTGAATCTGAACAGGATCCGCAAGGCGATCCCGGCATTATTGTCTCTCCGGAGAAGTTTATTTTACCCGCCGGGGTTACCCGTACTGTGCGCGTCATCAGCCTGAATTCGCCGGAAAAAGAAGAAGCATGGCGGGTTTACTTTGAGGCAGTGCCCTCGCTTGACGAGCCCGACCCGGACCAGAAACAGGATAAAACCAACGTCAGAGTCAATCTGATTTGGGGGGTATTGGTGCGCCTGATGCCCGGAGCGGCGCAGCCGCAGCTCGCCCGTAGTAGTGACGGCAAGGAACTTATTAATAAAGGAAATCTGCGTTATGGCGTGCTGCGTGTGGCGCAGTGCACCGGCAGCAGTGATGACAGCTGTCGCTGGCAGAACGTGGATAAAAGTGTCTATCCCGGTGAAGCGCTTGCGCTACCCAGCGGGATAACGTCCGGCGCGGTAAAAATCGAATATCGCCTCGGGAAATCAGCACCGGAAACAACAACCCTGGTTGCCGGTGCATCCTCATCTGGTAAGTAA
- the rsmC gene encoding 16S rRNA (guanine(1207)-N(2))-methyltransferase RsmC codes for MSAYTPASEVLLRHSDDFAQSRVLFAGDLQDDLPARLETAQNRACTQQYHHWQNLSALMGDAVQFGLTADAATVGDSDTLIYYWPKNKPEAHFQLMNLLALLPVGSDIFVVGENRSGVRSAEQMLAEFAPLNKVDSARRCGLYYGKLEKQPAFNPEAWWGEYQVNGLTIKTLPGVFSRDGLDVGSQLLLSTLSAHSKGKVLDVGCGTGVLAVSLASHSPKVRLTLSDVSAPALAASKATLAANGVEGDVVAGNVYSGVTGRFDMIMSNPPFHDGLQTSLDAAQTLIRGAVRHLNIGGELRIVANAFLPYPDLLDETFGNHEVIAQTGRFKVYRSVMSRNSKR; via the coding sequence ATGTCTGCTTATACCCCGGCAAGTGAAGTCTTGCTGCGCCACAGTGATGATTTCGCCCAAAGCCGCGTTCTGTTTGCCGGAGATTTGCAGGATGACCTGCCCGCGCGCCTGGAGACCGCCCAAAACCGGGCCTGCACCCAGCAGTACCACCACTGGCAGAACCTGTCTGCCCTCATGGGGGATGCCGTGCAGTTCGGGCTCACGGCAGATGCCGCCACCGTTGGCGACAGCGACACGCTTATCTACTACTGGCCGAAAAACAAACCCGAAGCCCACTTTCAGCTGATGAACCTGCTGGCGCTGCTGCCGGTGGGCAGCGATATTTTTGTGGTCGGCGAGAACCGCAGCGGCGTGCGCAGCGCCGAACAGATGCTTGCGGAATTCGCCCCGCTGAATAAAGTCGACAGCGCCCGGCGCTGCGGGCTCTATTACGGCAAACTGGAAAAACAGCCCGCCTTCAACCCGGAAGCCTGGTGGGGCGAATACCAGGTCAACGGCCTGACCATTAAAACCCTGCCCGGGGTCTTTAGCCGCGACGGGCTGGATGTGGGCAGCCAGCTGCTGCTTTCCACCCTCAGCGCCCACAGCAAAGGCAAAGTGCTGGATGTGGGCTGCGGCACCGGGGTGCTGGCGGTAAGCCTTGCCAGCCACTCGCCGAAAGTGCGCCTGACCCTGAGTGATGTCTCTGCCCCGGCGCTGGCCGCCAGCAAAGCCACCCTCGCGGCGAACGGTGTTGAAGGTGACGTGGTTGCCGGTAATGTCTACTCCGGGGTCACAGGCCGCTTTGATATGATAATGTCCAACCCGCCGTTCCATGACGGGCTGCAAACCAGCCTTGATGCGGCCCAGACCCTGATTCGCGGAGCCGTGCGCCACCTGAATATTGGCGGCGAGCTGCGCATTGTGGCGAACGCCTTTCTGCCCTACCCGGATCTTCTGGATGAGACTTTCGGTAATCATGAAGTTATCGCCCAGACCGGGCGCTTTAAGGTGTACCGCTCGGTAATGAGCCGTAACAGCAAGCGCTAA